In the Harmonia axyridis chromosome 3, icHarAxyr1.1, whole genome shotgun sequence genome, one interval contains:
- the LOC123676543 gene encoding uncharacterized protein LOC123676543, protein MKLSHFFHIILILSCLGVSHSLFGKKKKFQILKFEECSDYPNLNMRVIEFKNHAYSKKNRTMEVTLQVDKDITEDMWVTTNLWKCDLSGAPDTCEFYVKDLKIDKLCAKIPQKNQAWTSMVESFRPEFSCPLKKGKYASEPVIDETPFRFFPLPMGLWKTKAFIYEGDDKIFCLDFHAKIYEVREN, encoded by the exons ATGAAGTTATcgcatttttttcatattattctCATCTTATCCTGCCTAGGCGTATCGCATTCATTATTTGGG aaaaagaagaaatttcaaattttgaaatttgaagaatgcTCTGACTACCCCAACCTGAATATGCGTGTGATCGAATTCAAAAATCATGCCTACTCTAAGAAAAATAGAACAATGGAAGTTACCCTGCAAGTTGATAAGGACATTACTGAAGATATGTGG gtcACTACCAATCTATGGAAATGCGATTTGTCTGGTGCTCCAGATACCTGCGAATTCTATGTCAAAGATTTGAAGATCGACAAATTGTGTGCAAAGATACCACAGAAAAATCAGGCGTGGACTAGCATGGTTGAATCTTTTCGGCCTGAGTTCTCTTGTCCTTTGAAAAAG GGAAAATATGCTTCAGAGCCAGTCATAGATGAGACGccatttcgattttttcctcTACCTATGGGATTATGGAAGACTAAAGCTTTCATATATGAGGGAGATGATAAAATTTTCTGTCTTGATTTTCACGCCAAAATTTATGAAGTTCgagaaaattaa
- the LOC123676544 gene encoding 40S ribosomal protein S15Aa — protein MVRMNVLSDALKSINNAEKRGKRQVLIRPCSKVIIRFLTVMMKKGYIGEFEIVDDHRSGKIIVNLTGRLNKCGVISPRFDVPITQIEKWTNNLLPSRQFGYVVLTTSGGIMDHEEARRKHLGGKILGFFF, from the coding sequence ATGGTGCGTATGAACGTGTTGAGCGATGCGCTCAAATCTATCAACAATGCTGAAAAGCGTGGTAAAAGACAAGTTCTGATCAGGCCATGCTCCAAAGTCATCATTAGGTTCTTGACTGTAATGATGAAGAAGGGTTACATTGGTGAATTCGAAATTGTAGATGATCACAGAAGTGGCAAAATCATCGTCAATTTAACCGGTAGATTAAACAAATGCGGAGTTATCTCGCCTAGATTCGATGTCCCAATTacacaaattgaaaaatggacCAACAATCTTTTACCCTCAAGACAGTTTGGATATGTTGTATTGACTACTAGCGGTGGCATCATGGACCATGAAGAGGCTAGAAGGAAACATCTTGGAGGCAAAATTCTTGGTTTCTTCTTTTAG